One window of Maridesulfovibrio ferrireducens genomic DNA carries:
- a CDS encoding MBL fold metallo-hydrolase, whose amino-acid sequence MKIKITYIFHNCFVLDVGKLSIVFDIPAQRFRMSRARSILEEAVCGRDVVIFFSHSHLDHFAPDYMDVCGGANSVKAVLSDDIEEMYPDIFFENALVVEPDQKYVFENLKIETLMSNDLGVAFMIETVEGVKIYNGGDLACWDWESSSEADQKFTRDFFDKAADRIAGFGSHIVFSNVDRRLESLAGGPFLVEAVKPQVFIPTHALGRTAWLEGIHERLGIESRKCFSYRRAGDVASFDILLSGS is encoded by the coding sequence ATGAAAATTAAGATTACATATATTTTTCATAATTGTTTTGTTCTTGATGTCGGTAAATTGAGTATTGTTTTTGATATTCCGGCGCAAAGATTTCGCATGAGCCGTGCTCGGTCAATTTTAGAAGAGGCTGTCTGCGGTCGTGATGTGGTCATTTTTTTTTCACACAGCCATCTGGATCATTTTGCTCCTGATTATATGGACGTGTGCGGCGGCGCAAATTCCGTGAAAGCTGTGCTGTCTGATGACATTGAAGAAATGTATCCTGATATTTTTTTTGAGAATGCTCTGGTTGTTGAACCTGATCAAAAGTATGTTTTTGAAAATTTGAAAATTGAAACGCTTATGTCGAATGATTTAGGCGTGGCTTTTATGATTGAAACTGTTGAAGGTGTAAAAATCTATAATGGCGGAGATTTAGCTTGTTGGGACTGGGAAAGTTCGTCAGAAGCAGATCAAAAGTTTACAAGAGATTTTTTTGATAAAGCGGCAGATAGAATCGCAGGGTTTGGATCTCATATTGTTTTTTCTAATGTTGATAGAAGGCTCGAGAGTTTGGCTGGAGGACCTTTTTTAGTAGAAGCAGTTAAGCCTCAGGTTTTTATACCGACTCACGCCTTAGGTCGAACAGCGTGGCTTGAAGGTATTCATGAGCGGCTTGGAATAGAATCGCGCAAGTGTTT